A genomic region of Caenorhabditis elegans chromosome V contains the following coding sequences:
- the srt-40 gene encoding Serpentine Receptor, class T (Partially confirmed by transcript evidence) has product MDSIIIYGSIEKIPLYNCSAHSASEWSELDGEKWPMVGAGLIAYGIVIDLLYLPILLIMLEKELFEKSCFKIMFLLGVTDFFTLIIISILTGWFAINGAVYCTYPRIMYISGTIVCALWCSSCMSALLLVANRILGMSKPTWAAMIFDGKKTYIVLMFPVLYFIFFMFNTPVVFSSKYFAWMYTPLIFPDRNLEYFNRPHTINNFSVVTLTCIVYTPFRIIIANQFKKLIHGDSPQLQNAKTQVFLQSTFICAVNQFGSLIYVIMNVIVVPGWLIMSAHFIWQFVHGCPVLIYLTLNETIRVRFVQKLKLNVIFGNKVLPSTTTNTTMNTPNN; this is encoded by the exons ATGGACAGCATCATCATCTATGGCTCCATCGAGAAGATTCCTCTGTACAATTGCAG CGCTCACTCCGCTTCCGAATGGAGCGAACTAGATGGGGAAAAGTGGCCGATGGTTGGAGCAGGCCTTATTGCATATGGCATTGTTATTGAT CTTCTCTACCTACCAATTCTCCTGATCATGCTGGAAAaggaacttttcgaaaaatcgtgtttcaaaatcatgtttttgCTCGGAGTCACCGATTTCTTCACACTAATCATAATCTCCATTTTGACGGGATGGTTTGCAATCAATGGCGCTGTGTACTGCACATACCCACGAATAATGTACATCAGTGGGACTATAGTCTGTGCGTTATGGTGCAGTTCCTGCATGTCGGCATTGTTGCTCGTGGCGAATCGTATTCTGGGCATGTCAAAGCCAACATGGGCGGCGATGATTTTTGACGG aaagaaaacctACATAGTTCTCATGTTCCCAGTTCTCtacttcattttcttcatgtTCAACACCCCAGTTGTCTTCAGCTCCAAATACTTTGCCTGGATGTACACACCGCTCATCTTTCCTGATAGAAACTTGGAGTATTTCAACCGGCCGCATACTATTAACAACTTTTCGGTTGTCACATTGACATGTATCGTTTATACGCCTTTTCGAATTATAATTGCAAATCAGTTCAAGAAACTTATTCATGGCGATTCACCGCAGCTTCAGAACGCG AAAACCCAAGTATTCCTCCAGTCGACTTTTATCTGCGCGGTCAACCAGTTTGGATCTCTGATCTACGTTATCATGAATGTCATAGTAGTCCCAGGCTGGCTCATCATGTCTGCTCACTTCATCTGGCAATTCGTACATGGATGTCCAGTTTTAATATATCTTACGCTGAACGAAACAATTCGAGTTCGTTTTGTGCAGAAGTTGAAGCTGAATGTGATCTTTGGGAATAAGGTGTTGCCGAGTACCACAACAAACACAACTATGAATACTCCTAATAAttga
- the svh-11 gene encoding Putative galactoside 2-alpha-L-fucosyltransferase svh-11 (Confirmed by transcript evidence) → MRLFHFLKFLTINNFSRYCLKIVKVHIIWITIICIIYFNWRFKKLDFMAIPYPPAVIKFNTSAKYLSSNLASSSQLGNNIFEIASLYGLSKHLNRTPLFFIENGYHKKMLDNLRKTMPRLMEKFRILNGSVPRSISETKFQRACCLHKSPWSLEKNRDEYLHLSGKYYQSWKYFPNMRNELIEFLNPTSIQIFGNLPISDDQNHVTCVHSRRGDFVEYLFYASDPKFMKNAVTFLNENEKVGSRNRKIVLFGDDLNFLETYFSDAVLSTDVGKNAEYYISQNPPIDDFLYSKNNCDVVLITAPRSTFGWWIGYFSKGNKVYYLDIKYTGDHIFESGGLIASDFYPSHWTPLKFASANSFTVVRS, encoded by the exons ATGcgattgtttcattttttgaaatttttgacaattaataatttcagtAGATActgcttgaaaattgttaaagtgCATATTATTTGGATaacaattatttgtattatttaCTTTAATTGgcgattcaaaaaattggattttatggc AATTCCATATCCACCAGCTGTTATTAAATTCAACACTTCTGCTAAATATCTATCCAGCAATTTAGCTTCGAGCAGTCAGTTAGGGAacaatattttcgaaattgcaAGCCTCTATGGCTTATCCAAGCATTTGAACAGGACCCCTCtgttttttatagaaaatgggTATCATAAGAAAATGTTGGacaatttgagaaaaacgaTGCCAAGGCTAATGGAGAAGTTCAGAATTCTTAATGGAAGC GTACCCCGCTCAATCAGCGAAACGAAATTTCAAAGGGCATGCTGCTTACATAAGAGTCCGTggagtttggaaaaaaatcgagatgaGTATTTGCACCTCTCCGGAAAATATTATCAG AGCTGGAAATATTTCCCCAATATGCGAAATGAACTTATCGAGTTCTTAAATCCTACatcgattcaaatttttggcaatctgCCAATTTCCGATGATCAAAATCACGT AACTTGTGTTCATTCTAGAAGAGGCGATTTTGTTGAATACCTCTTCTATGCGTCGGATCcaaagtttatgaaaaatgcaGTAACATTTCTGAATGAAAATG aaaaagtaggaagtagaaatcgaaaaatagtattattTGGCGacgatttgaattttttggaaacttattTTAGTGATGCAGTATTATCTACAGATGTCGGAAAAAAT gCAGAATATTATATTTCTCAAAACCCTCCAATCGACGATTTtctctattcaaaaaataattgtgatGTGGTACTGATCACAG CTCCCCGCTCAACATTCGGCTGGTGGATTGGGTATTTTTCGAAAGGAAACAAAGTTTACTATCTGGATATTAAATACACTGGGGATCATATTTTT gaaTCTGGAGGTCTTATTGCAAGTGACTTCTACCCATCACACTGGACGCCTCTGAAATTTGCAAGCGCTAATAGTTTTACAGTTGTGAGGAGCTGA
- the svh-11 gene encoding Putative galactoside 2-alpha-L-fucosyltransferase svh-11 (Confirmed by transcript evidence), whose amino-acid sequence MRLFHFLKFLTINNFSRYCLKIVKVHIIWITIICIIYFNWRFKKLDFMAIPYPPAVIKFNTSAKYLSSNLASSSQLGNNIFEIASLYGLSKHLNRTPLFFIENGYHKKMLDNLRKTMPRLMEKFRILNGSVPRSISETKFQRACCLHKSPWSLEKNRDEYLHLSGKYYQSWKYFPNMRNELIEFLNPTSIQIFGNLPISDDQNHVTCVHSRRGDFVEYLFYASDPKFMKNAVTFLNENEKVGSRNRKIVLFGDDLNFLETYFSDAVLSTDVGKNAEYYISQNPPIDDFLYSKNNCDVVLITETPKFQLPAQHSAGGLGIFRKETKFTIWILNTLGIIFLNLEVLLQVTSTHHTGRL is encoded by the exons ATGcgattgtttcattttttgaaatttttgacaattaataatttcagtAGATActgcttgaaaattgttaaagtgCATATTATTTGGATaacaattatttgtattatttaCTTTAATTGgcgattcaaaaaattggattttatggc AATTCCATATCCACCAGCTGTTATTAAATTCAACACTTCTGCTAAATATCTATCCAGCAATTTAGCTTCGAGCAGTCAGTTAGGGAacaatattttcgaaattgcaAGCCTCTATGGCTTATCCAAGCATTTGAACAGGACCCCTCtgttttttatagaaaatgggTATCATAAGAAAATGTTGGacaatttgagaaaaacgaTGCCAAGGCTAATGGAGAAGTTCAGAATTCTTAATGGAAGC GTACCCCGCTCAATCAGCGAAACGAAATTTCAAAGGGCATGCTGCTTACATAAGAGTCCGTggagtttggaaaaaaatcgagatgaGTATTTGCACCTCTCCGGAAAATATTATCAG AGCTGGAAATATTTCCCCAATATGCGAAATGAACTTATCGAGTTCTTAAATCCTACatcgattcaaatttttggcaatctgCCAATTTCCGATGATCAAAATCACGT AACTTGTGTTCATTCTAGAAGAGGCGATTTTGTTGAATACCTCTTCTATGCGTCGGATCcaaagtttatgaaaaatgcaGTAACATTTCTGAATGAAAATG aaaaagtaggaagtagaaatcgaaaaatagtattattTGGCGacgatttgaattttttggaaacttattTTAGTGATGCAGTATTATCTACAGATGTCGGAAAAAAT gCAGAATATTATATTTCTCAAAACCCTCCAATCGACGATTTtctctattcaaaaaataattgtgatGTGGTACTGATCACAG aaaCACCAAAATTCCAGCTCCCCGCTCAACATTCGGCTGGTGGATTGGGTATTTTTCGAAAGGAAACAAAGTTTACTATCTGGATATTAAATACACTGGGGATCATATTTTT gaaTCTGGAGGTCTTATTGCAAGTGACTTCTACCCATCACACTGGACGCCTCTGA